One part of the uncultured Celeribacter sp. genome encodes these proteins:
- a CDS encoding feruloyl-CoA synthase — MKDQTTGLTIVPHSVTSHRQDKQTLLLTSNVPLDPVVEHTGVWLEKWARERPETVYLAERSGAGWRELGYGEVLERVKAIAAALAGRGLNEQTPILIMSGNSVDHALLSFAAQWIGVPTVPLAEQYSLIEEAHFRLQYAINKTKPAMAFVDDAGRYAKALALSDLDGIEIVASLPEGAPRPVTPFAELLKGDAGADLEAVHATVGPDSLAKILFTSGSSSDPKGVMTTQRMMCANQAMMASVLPFMKERPQRIVDWLPWNHVFGGSHNVNMMLMHGGSFYIDHGKPTKALFPQTVANVIDKAGTAAFNVPVGFSMLVHEMEHNLALREAYFKDLDMLFYAGASLPQDVWTRLEEMAIEVRGKLPLMISSWGLTETAPANVMVHEPIGRSGVIGVPLPGAEVKLIPDEDMRCEIRVRGPNVMPGYLNDPEKTAEVFDEEGFFITGDAVKFRDPEDPDRGLVFDGRVSEDFKLLTGTWVQAGKLRLDALEALRGLVLDVVVCGHDRGEIGLFVFPRPDHVHGDNCSEGAVIDEHLQAEIHHVLRKMARAASGSAKRIARAIILAEPPSVKDGEITDKGSLNTRKIITRRADLLERLYDNEDPALIRV; from the coding sequence ATGAAAGATCAAACAACGGGGCTGACGATTGTCCCGCACTCTGTGACGTCGCACCGTCAGGATAAGCAGACCTTGTTGCTGACATCCAATGTGCCGCTTGATCCGGTTGTGGAGCACACCGGGGTCTGGCTGGAAAAATGGGCGCGGGAACGTCCTGAGACCGTCTATCTGGCAGAGCGCTCAGGCGCGGGCTGGCGTGAGCTGGGCTATGGCGAAGTGCTGGAGCGGGTCAAGGCGATTGCCGCCGCGCTGGCGGGCCGTGGCCTCAATGAACAGACCCCGATCCTGATCATGTCTGGCAATTCCGTCGATCATGCGCTTTTGTCCTTTGCCGCGCAGTGGATCGGGGTACCGACCGTGCCGCTGGCTGAACAGTATTCCCTGATCGAAGAGGCCCATTTCCGTCTGCAATATGCGATCAATAAGACCAAACCGGCTATGGCCTTTGTCGATGATGCGGGGCGCTATGCCAAGGCGCTGGCCCTTTCGGATCTCGACGGTATCGAAATCGTGGCCTCGCTCCCGGAGGGCGCGCCGCGTCCCGTGACCCCTTTCGCTGAGCTCCTGAAAGGGGACGCGGGCGCGGATCTTGAGGCGGTGCATGCGACGGTCGGTCCCGACAGCCTGGCGAAAATCCTGTTCACCTCCGGGTCCTCCTCGGATCCCAAGGGCGTGATGACGACGCAACGTATGATGTGCGCCAACCAGGCGATGATGGCGTCGGTGTTGCCGTTCATGAAGGAACGCCCGCAGAGGATCGTGGACTGGCTGCCCTGGAACCATGTGTTTGGGGGGTCGCATAACGTCAACATGATGCTGATGCATGGCGGGTCTTTCTATATCGATCATGGCAAACCCACCAAGGCGCTGTTCCCGCAAACCGTTGCGAATGTGATCGACAAGGCGGGAACGGCCGCCTTCAACGTGCCGGTTGGGTTTTCGATGCTGGTGCATGAGATGGAGCACAATCTTGCGCTGCGCGAAGCCTATTTCAAAGATCTCGACATGCTGTTTTATGCCGGAGCGTCGTTGCCTCAGGATGTCTGGACCCGGCTCGAGGAAATGGCGATCGAGGTGCGCGGCAAGCTGCCCTTGATGATTTCCAGCTGGGGGCTGACGGAAACTGCGCCCGCCAATGTGATGGTGCATGAACCCATCGGCCGGTCTGGCGTGATTGGCGTGCCTTTGCCCGGGGCAGAGGTCAAGCTGATCCCGGACGAGGACATGCGTTGCGAGATCCGCGTGCGTGGCCCCAATGTCATGCCCGGCTATCTCAACGACCCGGAAAAAACGGCCGAAGTGTTTGATGAAGAGGGGTTCTTTATCACGGGCGATGCAGTGAAATTCCGCGATCCCGAAGATCCCGACCGTGGTCTGGTGTTCGACGGGCGCGTGTCGGAGGATTTCAAGCTTTTGACCGGCACCTGGGTGCAGGCGGGCAAATTGCGCCTCGATGCGCTTGAGGCGCTGCGAGGGCTGGTGCTCGACGTTGTCGTCTGTGGTCATGACCGGGGCGAAATCGGATTGTTCGTCTTTCCGCGTCCTGATCACGTTCATGGCGACAACTGTTCCGAAGGTGCCGTGATCGACGAACACCTGCAGGCCGAGATTCACCATGTGCTGCGCAAGATGGCACGCGCGGCCTCGGGGTCGGCCAAACGGATTGCCCGCGCCATCATTCTGGCCGAGCCGCCTTCGGTGAAAGATGGCGAGATCACCGACAAGGGCTCTCTCAATACCCGCAAAATTATCACCCGTCGTGCCGATCTTCTGGAGCGTCTCTACGACAACGAAGATCCGGCCCTGATCCGCGTGTAA
- a CDS encoding MarR family transcriptional regulator: MKKAGKPIEVTDNNLRQFVGYNMKRAFLAVREDLSATLEPLGLRMTSFSALAIIEENPDISQSRLAEALHIERSGVVVLVDELESAELIERGRVEGDRRQYALRVTPDGSAKWRAAEVAVQGHETALFEKLSEAERETLRALLGRVRTP, encoded by the coding sequence ATGAAAAAGGCAGGCAAACCCATCGAGGTGACGGACAACAATCTTCGGCAGTTCGTCGGATACAACATGAAGCGGGCGTTTCTGGCGGTGCGCGAAGATCTGTCAGCGACGCTGGAACCGCTTGGCCTGCGCATGACGTCGTTTTCGGCTTTGGCGATCATCGAGGAGAACCCTGACATCTCCCAGAGTCGCCTTGCCGAGGCATTGCATATCGAACGCTCCGGCGTGGTGGTGCTGGTGGATGAGCTGGAAAGCGCGGAGCTGATCGAACGCGGTCGGGTCGAAGGGGACCGGCGCCAATATGCCCTGCGGGTGACGCCCGACGGGTCAGCGAAATGGCGCGCTGCAGAGGTCGCGGTGCAGGGGCATGAAACGGCCCTGTTTGAAAAATTGTCCGAGGCAGAGCGGGAGACGCTTAGGGCTCTGCTCGGACGGGTGAGGACACCATGA
- a CDS encoding amidohydrolase family protein — translation MVDFSKVRAIDFHTHAEEACGCHHDDGYDDLQSAMAKYFGAPWSHPPTIDETAAHYREKNIAAVIFPVDAERETGYRRYNNYEVAEACAKHSDILIPFASIDPAKGKLGAREARDLVENHGIQGFKFHPTMQGFYPNDRSAYVLYEAIAESGKPALFHTGQTGVGSGMKGGNGMRLKYSNPMYMDDLAVDFPDMPIILAHPSFPWQEEALSVATHKPNVYIDLSGWSPKYFPSILVRYANTMLKKKMLFGSDWPMIAPEKWLDAFDKAEFRDEVRPLILKENAMRLLGVSE, via the coding sequence ATGGTAGATTTCTCCAAAGTCCGAGCGATTGATTTTCACACCCATGCCGAGGAGGCATGTGGCTGTCACCATGATGATGGCTATGACGACCTGCAGTCGGCCATGGCCAAATATTTCGGCGCACCCTGGTCGCATCCGCCGACCATCGACGAGACCGCCGCACATTATCGCGAAAAGAACATCGCGGCGGTGATCTTTCCGGTCGATGCCGAACGTGAAACCGGCTATCGCCGCTACAACAACTATGAGGTGGCCGAGGCCTGCGCCAAGCATTCGGACATCCTGATCCCCTTTGCCTCGATCGATCCGGCCAAAGGCAAACTGGGTGCCCGTGAGGCCCGCGATCTGGTCGAAAACCACGGCATTCAGGGGTTCAAATTCCACCCGACGATGCAGGGGTTTTACCCGAATGACCGCTCCGCCTATGTGCTCTATGAGGCGATTGCCGAAAGCGGCAAGCCGGCGCTGTTTCACACCGGTCAGACGGGTGTCGGGTCGGGGATGAAGGGCGGAAACGGCATGCGCCTGAAGTATTCGAACCCGATGTATATGGACGATCTGGCGGTCGACTTTCCCGACATGCCGATCATCCTCGCCCACCCGTCGTTCCCGTGGCAGGAAGAGGCGCTGTCGGTCGCGACGCATAAGCCCAACGTCTATATCGATCTTTCCGGCTGGTCGCCGAAATATTTCCCGTCCATTCTGGTGCGCTATGCCAATACGATGCTGAAGAAGAAGATGCTCTTTGGCTCCGACTGGCCGATGATTGCGCCTGAAAAATGGCTCGATGCCTTTGACAAGGCCGAGTTCCGCGATGAGGTGCGTCCGCTGATCCTGAAAGAGAATGCGATGCGGCTTTTGGGGGTCAGCGAATGA